One window of the Halobacillus litoralis genome contains the following:
- the aroE gene encoding shikimate dehydrogenase: MYKLGLIGYPIGHSSSPWIHEQLMKQQGVQGKYDLLEIHPDKFDEEISSLKEKGLDGFNVTVPFKEKIIPHLDAIDGSALHLGAVNTVKNTENGWIGYNTDGSGFVHSLKNRFPDIFQSGSKALLLGSGGAARGIYEALTGSGMDSVDIANRTIGRAEEVIEQISSRAQAEALTLAEAEESLGSYDLVVQTTTVGMSPNDQQTIIRLNRLTKGTVVSDIVYRPMKTKFLKEAEINGARVHYGHEMLLQQAVYAFKIWTDTEPEALPLLDEFEQKLKGV, from the coding sequence TTGTACAAACTAGGCTTAATCGGCTACCCGATCGGTCATTCATCATCGCCATGGATTCATGAGCAATTAATGAAGCAGCAAGGGGTCCAGGGGAAATATGACTTGTTGGAAATTCACCCAGATAAATTCGATGAGGAGATTTCATCATTAAAAGAAAAAGGACTGGATGGTTTTAATGTTACGGTTCCTTTTAAAGAAAAAATCATTCCTCACCTGGATGCCATTGATGGAAGTGCTCTCCACCTTGGTGCTGTTAACACAGTAAAAAATACGGAAAACGGGTGGATCGGATATAATACGGATGGGAGCGGGTTTGTACATTCCTTGAAAAACCGTTTCCCTGACATTTTCCAAAGTGGTTCAAAAGCTCTCCTTTTAGGTAGTGGTGGAGCTGCAAGAGGTATTTATGAAGCTTTGACTGGATCAGGGATGGATTCTGTAGATATAGCGAACAGAACGATAGGCAGAGCTGAGGAAGTGATTGAACAAATCTCTTCCCGTGCACAAGCTGAGGCCCTGACATTAGCAGAAGCGGAAGAGTCGTTGGGCAGCTATGACCTTGTGGTTCAAACTACCACTGTAGGTATGAGTCCAAATGATCAGCAAACCATTATACGCCTGAATCGCTTGACAAAAGGGACGGTTGTAAGCGATATTGTTTATCGACCGATGAAGACGAAATTTTTAAAGGAAGCTGAGATAAATGGGGCAAGGGTCCATTATGGACACGAAATGTTGTTGCAGCAAGCCGTGTATGCATTTAAGATATGGACAGATACAGAACCTGAGGCTTTGCCCCTGCTCGATGAATTCGAACAAAAATTGAAAGGGGTATAG
- a CDS encoding nicotinate-nucleotide adenylyltransferase, with amino-acid sequence MNRVGILGGTFDPPHQGHLIMAEYALEEMDLDEVWFMPSFIPPHKQESTTDANARLKMVELATKDHPEFRVCDVELMRKGTSYTVDTMTYLKQQYPELAFYFIIGGDMVEHLSKWNRVDELQQMVEFIGVERPGYEWSDEIPVHFIDIPSIDISSTVVRERVTSGKSVRYLIPDAVDSYIKEHHLYGNNS; translated from the coding sequence ATGAATAGAGTCGGAATACTCGGGGGTACTTTCGATCCACCACATCAAGGTCATTTAATTATGGCTGAGTATGCTTTAGAAGAAATGGACTTAGATGAGGTTTGGTTCATGCCCTCCTTTATCCCCCCTCATAAGCAGGAATCTACTACGGATGCGAATGCCCGTTTGAAAATGGTCGAATTGGCGACCAAGGATCATCCTGAATTCAGGGTTTGTGATGTTGAATTAATGAGAAAAGGTACATCATATACGGTGGATACCATGACTTATTTAAAACAACAATACCCTGAGCTCGCCTTTTACTTTATCATTGGAGGCGATATGGTGGAGCACCTATCGAAATGGAACCGAGTTGATGAATTGCAGCAAATGGTTGAATTCATAGGTGTTGAGCGCCCAGGTTATGAGTGGAGTGATGAGATTCCTGTCCACTTCATAGATATTCCATCTATAGATATCTCTTCGACAGTGGTCAGGGAGAGGGTAACAAGTGGGAAGAGCGTCCGGTATTTGATTCCGGATGCAGTCGATTCCTATATAAAGGAGCATCACTTGTATGGAAATAACTCGTGA
- the yhbY gene encoding ribosome assembly RNA-binding protein YhbY, with product MLTSKQKKHLRKASHNVQPIFQVGKAGVNENMTTQINEALEKRELIKVSILQNCFEDNNQVADEIVEATDAHIVQVIGNTVILYKESEENKQIELP from the coding sequence ATGTTAACTAGTAAACAGAAGAAGCATTTGCGGAAAGCCTCCCATAATGTACAACCGATCTTCCAAGTAGGGAAGGCTGGCGTTAATGAGAATATGACAACACAGATTAATGAAGCATTAGAGAAAAGAGAACTTATCAAGGTAAGTATCTTACAAAACTGCTTCGAAGATAACAATCAAGTAGCTGATGAGATTGTTGAAGCCACTGACGCTCATATTGTACAAGTAATTGGAAACACGGTTATCCTTTACAAAGAATCTGAAGAAAACAAACAAATCGAATTACCGTAA